The Pleurodeles waltl isolate 20211129_DDA chromosome 7, aPleWal1.hap1.20221129, whole genome shotgun sequence genome contains the following window.
ACATGTACAATGTACTACCCTCATTCCCAGGCACTTCCTAAATACAACCTATATAACCAGCCAGCTAATAATGCATATGTCCATGTAATGTACCTCAAATGTATAAGAAAAAGTATTGTACTTGCATGGTTTTAACTTCTATTTAAACTCTTTCCTTCTAGATTCTTTTATGCTGTATATTTGTATCTTGTTTCTAATGAAATACCAATACAatattagaaaaagaaagaaaccatgttgcttttcaatatctagaacaagataatagtcacGTTTTTTTAACAGCACCACCaagcaaaatacaaaaaagtgtgcaaagtgagaaaagaagacttggcaaactaAAAATAatagagttaactatagaaaataaaatttagcaaattttgtttgttgtgctgggcatgtttttgccagtcactccTTCTGTTTGTAGGCCTCTagaagtaaaaaaaagaagaaaacaaaacctCAATCATGatgggagcagcagacgggcacttaCGCAgctaaatcaatcagtgcttggcccCTGCTCAACGGACAGGAAAGGAAATGAGGATATGCCTGCAGTGGCCaactatgaggctgtaaagaagtgtgccatgcaagccaacaaatggtaagcaataggcggtgaagccccttttattttatttttacaagagTGTCTCACAAGCGAAACGTAGAGGCTAGCACATGCTGTACCAGGCTTGATCCTAAAAAAGGAAGACATTAACACTGTTAGGCATAAGCATAGCTCTCTTCCAATAGTACagcattttttttctatttgggtAGAAGGCTCACAGCTGTTTGAGAGCTATTTGAAAGCACACTGGGGATAGGGCATCGGTAGCCAGGGAAAAGGGACTTCTGTTAGAAAAGGCATACATTTATGAGAGCGGTAGATAAACAACTATGGAGGTTAGAAGCTAACATGATCACCAAAAAGCGAGTTAGAAAACAGAGAGTTTTAGTCCTTTTTTTGCAACCAACACAAGAGAAAAAAGTTCTCTACAAAAGAGTCTTAAACTTATAGGGTACTCTGCCCCACCCAAAGTTTGATGTCTTGCTGTGTGGAGGCAGACCTGGTTTTACGTAGTTATCCTTTGGCATCTAGTCTGTTTGTAAGGAACCATTAATTTGGTAAGCTGGAGGGAGACCCTCTTGTGTAGGATCTGGTGCATAAGACTGATTCGGGAAGGCAGCCCTGTGACTGATAGATTAAGTGCCATCAGCACAGAACAGATGAGTTTCATCCACAAACATTCCTCTAAAGGAATTCATTTGCAATATTGAAGAAGGTTAGCTGAACCGAAGTGTTGAGGAGTTGCCTGGTTCCCTCCAGCCGAAGCTCCTTCCAAAGGAAATTCAGATGGATCCATCTAAACCATCATCCCAACCATCTTGCTTTTCCTGGCTCACTGGAAGCCCAAACGGACCTCAGGTTGTAGTTGCCAGGAAGGTGGCATTACAACGGTTAAACAAACTTGGTGACAAAGCCACGCAATTTGTAACTAAGCAGGATATGTTGCTTGTGACAATGTAGGAATCATGTTCAACCTTCCAAGTACTTTGGGCTCCAAAGGATGAAAGCAACTGGATGACATTTATTCCATGTTCATAAAGCAATAAGAAATGATTAGAGAGTACAACAAACTCAATAGGATCAAAGGCTGCAAAGGTCCAGCAAGATGAGAATGTAGAGTTGGTTCATAGCCAGGTAGAACTGTCCTTACCAAATATCAATTAGTCTTACTCCAATCCCATACCAACAGAGGACACTTAAAGAGAAGTCAGTAaggaatttattttttctttttgctccgAATTGGGCTGGGAGCTAGACACAAAGTAATTTTGAATAAAGTTCAGAGATGTGTCAAGAGACCCTAAGTCAACATTTGGCTTTTTCCAGAGCGTAGTAATCATGGCAGGAATGTATTGTCTGGAAGGTTCTTTTGATTCATGGAGGAAGTAATGAGCCTGGTGAGGAAGGAATGGATAATTATAGGGACACAAAACATGATGGCTGTTAAATATGAGTAGATCCATCCAATCTCCACAATATATTAACTACTTGCAAACTGATCCATAAAAATTCAGACTTCAAACCaatttatgcaataccactatcccctgcattatgtttttaatttattttgatttttaatttcaaCACATTTACTAAAAGGATTTCTTATAATCTTagtaaaaataaatacttttttaaataatgcaCCTCTTGTCTGTTATGCAGGCCTTGACGTTTACCAAAAACATGACATTTTGCTATGGTATTGTTTCCGTTAAACATTTCGACATATGGAAAAATTGAATTTGGTAAAACGGCAAGTAACCGCAAATTTGCTTTGATCTCAGAACGTGGGTTGTCTACATCACAACTTGATGATAATAAGCAGTCTTAGAAGAAGATAGACCTTTTAATGTTTTCTATCTCTGAGAAGTTAGCCAATATAACGGCCACCTGCAAAGTCAATAAGTTTCAATTCTGAGACTTATTGGCTTCCCAATTTTTTTTATTCATGCTGTATAGCATCGACAATGCAGCTACTGTAACTGCATGtgcatagagcttactacccctgacaaggagcTGAAGCACGGTATGGCGAGTAGCACGCCACTATGGAAGCCAAGGCTAGTGGTTAATCTAGTGGTTATTGCTAATTATTGTGCTTAGTCATGAGTACAGcatgaacagaaaaaaacaagacacATAAAATGGCAATTACATTTTGTAGGCAAGTGGTGtgggtaccatttttttttttttttttttttttttaatttacagatccaagatggattggtaaataaaactgAAAAATTGATCTTATTTCAGAAGTGGAAGGGAGGCAGCAATTTGgagcctttatttttttaaataattacataaatgaatttaaataaaaaaaaattaaaaaacacacctGAACCAAGCGAGGGCAAGCAGCCCCCAAGATGGGCccgtaaattaaaaataataataataaataaataaaaaaaagtcttttTCCAAACCGGGTGAAGGAAGCAACACAAGGCACATGGGCGGGGGGGGGGTAGATGGTTCTAGGGAGCAACAGAGGGTATGAAGCAAGAAACAGGATGTGGTGGAGAAACACAAGGGCAAGAGACAACGATATGGGGGTGGCAGAGAAGCACAAAGGGGAAAAGACAGCAATGTGAGCGTTGGGAGAGAAACAGAAGGGagaaagctggaaaacacatgcactttgagGCGTGCTAAagcccaaaacacaaaaaaaaaaaaaaggttgttcaCTAAAAGTGAGCAGTAGAAGGCTGGAAGTAAAGTGGATATGCTCCAGGGGCGAGAGACAAGATGAACAAGGGAAGCCATATAATAAGAGGCATACAAATGAGCGAAAATAAAGTCAGAAAGGAGAAATAGGTGGGCTTCAAGCCTCTGTAATATCTTGGTAAACGGACAATAGGGCTTTTGAACCCTGCTAGCTATACTGTCTTATTAGGTCAAcccaaacatacacacattcaaaatGTGTAAATCATACACCCTTGCATTGAAGCACTGTTGCCGCTGCAACaagtatttcacatttccaaagtTTATCAGCATTGCAGTTTACAATACGTTCTGGTTATATTAATGTTTACATATTCTGAAATCTCCATCAATACATCCTCATGATGAACTTCAAAGTTTATAATCTTTATTCATTTTTTCCAATAGCTGCGACATTATCAGCATCCATAAAATGACTCTCTAACGGCATTAAGTGAAGTGTTCATATATTTTCCAACATTTTTCTAGAGGATGGTGCTATCTCCATGTTCCAATAGTGATTTCAGGATTTATACAGATATGTGGTGTTAAAGAAGAGAAGTAAATGGACACTATTTTCTCACAAAGTAATTGGGGGCTGGATTAAGGTGaaccacataagtgaggtttcTGCAAGCCAGAAATAGATAAAAACCAAGCAAATATCAGATAACATACCAATTGATTGCACGGTCCTGGAATACTTTACAATATAAATTATGCTGGCAATCTCAAAAACAGCACTGCAGGTTACAGCAAAGCAGCATTTTTTTCCTGGGCTCCTGGTTGCAGACAATCCTTTAGACTCAAAGAGTTAAGTTTAACACTCTGCTGGTGCAGTCCCTGCCAAGATGATCTCATGCTGGGTGATTACACATGGTAATGTTAAGAGTCATGAAGTCTGGCGAATTCGACGCAATCTTTCTGTGAATATCTGGGAGCACACAGACCCAAACAGTCTGCGTCTTGCTTAACACGTAGCCCACTTCCCCAAGATGTCTCAACACTGAAGTAAGAAATGTGTCTTAAGGTGAGCAAGGACAAAATACTGTAACCCATAAAAAACACCTGTAGGAGTTATGGTCTAAAAAGAAGGGGAAGGATACTGTGCCTTTCATAGCCACCAACATTTCctgacaacaataaaaaaaattaaaaaaaacaatactgttGTTGCAGGATATCTCAAATCATCAAAATGTGAATTCATATCTCCAGTGAACAGTCTTCAGGTGTCCCGATAGGGGTGATGGGGACTtatagccagcaaaaacagagaagCAAAACCAGGAAATTGTAcagtgattaaaaaacaaaaatctggtATTGGCAAGTACAAAGGTTTAGTCGGCATCTGAGAAACCTCTCTGTGATTCATATATGTTTAGTCTGAAAGTGTAAAAAATTATAGAGGCTGATGTCTAGAATCACTCAAACTCGTATACAAAGCAGAGCGAAGTCTCTTTAAAATCTGGCTCCACGGGATACATAACGAACAAGCTACTCTCTGCAAACCGAACAATGATTATAGCTGGAAGCGAGTGAACTGGCCATAGAACCACTGAAACCTCCCTTTAAATGTACTGAAATTATACATTTTACAAGATATTATCCAGTAGGGAGGCCGAAAAGTTCAACCACTGACCAACCTGATCTGCATTGTCAGTCACTCAAGAAGATGCTCACTGACAAGACAACAAGCAGTCGTGCCCAACTGCATCAAACAGAAAAATATTAAAACACCTAATTATCAGCTCAAAACAATGAGCACCCAGGTCACCACCAGATGTCAGAGGAGGGCAACGACTTATGACATTTTTACAGGTGACACTGCAGCATTATGTCAGACAGCAAGTTGGAAGGGGGCGGGGGGGGTCTTAATTTGCCACACCTATTGAGAAACACATTGGGAAAATAAGGTGGCTCATAGTCCGCAAACACCCCTGATGCTTGTCAGACGGCACACTTCTGGGACCTAGGCTTCTGCTGCATCTTAAGTGCCTACGATATGAGGGTCATGAGCAGAGTTCGGCAGGCTGGAGTCACAACAGTGATAGAGGAAACAGTTGCCCCAGCAGCTGTAGCAGATGAGGACCAAAGCTGCCAGGAACACCAAGGTGCAGATAGTGCAGGGCTTTCTCTCCAGGAGAAAACTGAGCAGGTAAAACCCCATGAACATGGAGTGGCTGAACCACAAGGCTGGGTTCAGGGGCTTGGGGATCAGCAAAACTGGCAGTAACCACtgaaggcagtacattgtcttggAGTTCAGAGTAACTACAGAAGTAAAGTCAACAGGAACCAGCGTGTTCTCTCTTGATTATCAGCAACAGATCAGCAAATCGGCATCAAAACATCAAATCCTCTTGGTGAATCTACAATAAagaacataagaaaaaaaaaaaatcacatttcataaAGGAATCTAAAAAAAGGAGTTGCTGGCTATATAAACAATCATGCgtggaaaaataaacatttgccagCCTGCAACAACACATTTGGACATTCACCGTATGCTAAATAGACTAACATTGAATGATCTCGGTAAAGAGCATTCGTCTAGTCCATGCATCTCTCACGAGCAGGTCTCAATATGTATCAAGAAGGAATATTAATTTGCTCATGCTGCATTTTATCATATGTTGCGTCACAGCTCACTGCCcttcacaaaaaaaagcaaaaaaaaaaatacgaacAAGAAAAACCCACACACAAACAGGACGGGGGATCATGCATGCTGCAGATCACTTTCACAGAAATGAGCTCGGATTGTGACTGCAAGGGCAATACGGGTTGAGTAGGGAAGTTGAATGCACTTAGTTTAACAAATAGACCAAAGTGCAGATTTATTTGGATTTCACCCTTAAGGGCTGCAGGTCATGGACACAGTTTTTTTATCTGACCATGTATGACATCAGCGGCTTGCAGATGACCTAACAGTTTTCATATTATATTCAAAAACACAAGGTCACTTGTTATATGGCATTTAAAAAAGTATTACTTTTTTATCTAATCTACAAAGATTGCTTTTCTGCCAAATACTGCATACATTTATTTGCGATGTAGCGATCATGTTGGGTTGTGCAAACAGTGCAAGCACGTTAACATGCACTAAATAACAATGTACTCCCACAGAACATTTAACAACTGTGGGCATTATTAGGAAGCTGTGTTTTCCGTTtattagttttttaaaaaattagGAACAATCCCAGAAGAATTACAGAAACAATCAAGTGTTTTGCACAGCACCTTCCATTCATTATggaaattataacagaacatataatatatatatattcatccacTGAAGTTATACTATTATATAGCACGTACTAATGCAGGGTTGTGGCACTGTTCATAAATTTTGCTACATCATAACTCGACTGAACATCAGATAGTGGAAAGTTTGAATGGACCTGCCAATATTCAAATGTGTGGCTCTCGTTTCACAGAGCTATCTGAGGGGCAATATCTTCCTTAATTGTCCTAATCAGTATGCAGAAGGCATACAGTCATTTTGGGAAATCATTGCTTCTAGGTAGTCCACACAGCACCAGATAAGTGTGGTgcatactgaactcctggactgtACCATCATGGACTATAGCCATGGTTCTCTAATTACCTAATTCAGTTGTCAAACAATAGTCATTATTGGTTGGTCTATACAAATTCAAGTATCCTTTCCACATCTCTGTGCATCACATTGTACATCACGACCGCTATTAGTTCACCACATTAGGGCACACCTCTGAACCTCAAACGATACACCAAATACATCCTGCAGACACCACTAACAAAAACTCACACTATTGACCACACACAACGGCCTCTTGCGCACCCACCCAGAATGGTTTTTGGACGTCACTAAGAAGggatgtggaattttataaaatatctacctaTCAAAGGGATGAGATGCTTCTGAAATCTACTTACGCTTTTTAAAAAATCCTTTAGTTCCTTTTAGTGACATGCTCTGTTGTAACAAATTATGGTGGTGTTCTCATATCAGAGCTCTGATAATGCTTGGTCTCAGATCAAAACTAGGTTTTAGCAGGGCCCTGGTTTTTCCACCATTACACAAATCTAACTAGcgggactgtaagaaaatgggAAGCAGAAGATCCAAAAGAGATAAATGCCACAAGAGTCTGAACACACAtattatcatgtttaaaggtaTTCGTCAAATTCTATCCAATCTCTTCCCACATTGGAATGGGTTGAAAATGTACTTCTGACATTAAGAGTAAGACTTTTTTTTCCAGGATGGAATAAAGGAAATTTAGGCAAGGTGAATTTGAATTAGACAGACAGACTGCATTACTTACTGGTTCTAGTAAAAAGATGTGTATACATATTTGAACTATTTAAGGCCTTTTATCATGCACCACAATACTCTCTGATTATATTCAAATATCGCCTAACCACGAAGGAAGATTGATGATTGTTTGCTTTCATTATAAAAAGAATACCCGCCAGTATTGCAGCTTGGAGAGGAAAAGTACTGCAGAACTATTGTCCAATTCTAAATGCTATTTATCTGAAGCATAATTTAATAAAACGTGTTTAACATGTTTAATGCATGTCCGTCCGTCCAGTGGTGTCAGTAGGCGGCTCTCAGAATGGCCGAGGCTCAGGCTGCTTTAGGCGCTGTGGCTTTCGGCTGAGCTtatttttttctgtctgtgtgTGACTTAGTGTGTCTTTCGGCCTAGAGTCCCGGGCTCAGGTCCCTGTCCTGCGGGGAAGCTGTGGGGGCCGAGGTGCAGGATGGGCTTCACAGTGATAGCCAAGAATCATGCAGTGGGGGGTACAGTCCAAGTTGATAAGAATCTGCAGGAGAACGGAGAGAAGGATGTGAGGAGGTCAAGCGGCTGCTGTGTTAGAcctctgggggaggaggggtgttccAAGGCACGCAATTGGGGGGCTAAACTTTCGAGTGACTGCAGATGAACTGGGAGGACATCAGACATGCACTTGTAAGACAGCATgtggaaaacacacacatattatataataatttattttaaaaaaagtgtacCTGCCTGCAGCCAGTGAAAGGACACAAGAAGGAGTACATGTTCTAAGCTCCAAGGCTTGGACTAAGACTCTGAAGCCTAGGAGGAAGTCGGAGGGCAGGAGGATCTTCTGACCAACCATAAGACAGGAACCAGGGGCGACATGGGAGCCAGCCAATGTAAGTAAGGATGAGTAATATGTGGGCTCTTAgcccctttaaaatatatatatatatatatatatatatatatatatatatattttttttttttttacacaaaagactTTGCtagcaagtgctgtgcaggcgaaacctaaaaaattGAAAGGTACTCAGTGTATGGTTTAATTGGTGTGGgaggggagccttgggggaatgatagtaagaaagcattttcagaggttaAATTAACTATTCCAGGGGTAAAAAAAGAGAGGTCATCAAAAGGAGATTAATTCAAACTACCAACACagttttatatataattttaatttGAAATAACATCCAAGATGTAACTGATGAGTGGTCTGGCAATGGTGG
Protein-coding sequences here:
- the BLCAP gene encoding apoptosis inducing factor BLCAP encodes the protein MYCLQWLLPVLLIPKPLNPALWFSHSMFMGFYLLSFLLERKPCTICTLVFLAALVLICYSCWGNCFLYHCCDSSLPNSAHDPHIVGT